A genomic stretch from Oncorhynchus gorbuscha isolate QuinsamMale2020 ecotype Even-year linkage group LG20, OgorEven_v1.0, whole genome shotgun sequence includes:
- the LOC124007524 gene encoding adenosine receptor A2b-like, which produces MLNNASLVYIALELVIAFLAVTGNMLVCWAVCLNSTLQSITNYFVVSLAVADIAVGLLAIPFAITISTGFCANFHGCLFIACFVLVLTQSSIFSLLAIAVDRYIAIKSPLRYNSLVTSGRAKGIIAVCWVLSVGIGLTPMLGWNRGVNGTNSSSCPEGMTECLFEGVVTLEYMVYFNFFGCVLVPLLAMLVIYARIFMAARRQLRLMDLKLAHMHAPGACSSSTSPRSTLQKEVHAAKSLAIIVGLFTLCWLPLHIINCFNLFCQDCGRPHVWVMNIAIILSHANSVVNPFIYAYRIREFRHTFRRILRKHILGHWEGHGAGGGGGRRLGSSSSITRASTRISMVDSLCGTMGNSYSLEPSPKPSPTRTPIETHRAGKEAYSDSCQWSPPQSDPAPISSIENGHNKGDAPVSPRQQQCIMGCADQSGVETTTVLMEVRDSGNISSVPLCPPLSPLSPTLTSLNTQ; this is translated from the exons atgctgaacaatGCCTCCCTTGTCTACATCGCCCTGGAGCTGGTCATAGCCTTTCTGGCCGTGACCGGTAACATGCTGGTCTGCTGGGCCGTGTGCCTCAACAGCACCTTGCAGAGCATCACCAACTACTTTGTGGTGTCCCTGGCAGTGGCAGATATCGCTGTGGGCTTGCTGGCCATCCCCTTCGCCATCACCATCAGCACGGGCTTCTGTGCCAACTTCCACGGCTGCCTGTTCATCGCCTGCTTCGTACTGGTGCTCACCCAGAGCTCCATCTTCAGCCTGCTGGCCATCGCTGTGGACCGCTACATCGCCATCAAGAGCCCCCTCAG GTATAACAGTCTTGTGACGTCCGGGAGGGCGAAGGGCATCATCGCAGTGTGCTGGGTTCTCTCCGTGGGCATCGGCCTCACGCCCATGCTGGGCTGGAACAGGGGTGTCAACGGCACCAACAGCAGCTCGTGCCCCGAAGGCATGACAGAGTGCCTGTTCGAGGGTGTGGTCACCCTGGAATACATGGTCTACTTCAACTTCTTCGGTTGTGTGCTGGTGCCCCTGCTGGCCATGCTGGTCATCTACGCCCGCATCTTCATGGCGGCTCGGCGCCAGCTGAGACTGATGGACCTGAAGCTGGCTCACATGCACGCCCCTGGGGCATGCTCATCGTCCACATCGCCCCGCTCCACCCTGCAGAAGGAGGTCCACGCAGCCAAGTCTCTGGCCATCATCGTGGGGCTATTCACCCTCTGCTGGTTGCCCCTTCACATCATCAACTGCTTCAACCTGTTCTGCCAGGACTGTGGGCGCCCGCACGTCTGGGTGATGAACATCGCCATCATCCTGTCCCACGCCAACTCCGTGGTCAATCCCTTCATCTATGCATATCGCATCCGGGAGTTCCGCCACACCTTCCGGAGGATCCTGCGCAAGCACATCCTGGGGCACTGGGAGGGGCATGGAGCTGGAGGAGGGGGTGGCAGAAGGCtgggtagcagcagcagtatcacGCGTGCCTCTACTCGCATCAGCATGGTGGACAGCTTGTGTGGCACCATGGGGAACAGTTATTCCCTGGAGCCCAGCCCCAAACCCAGCCCCACTCGGACCCCCATAGAGACCCATAGAGCTGGGAAAGAAGCTTACTCTGACTCCTGCCAATGGTCACCACCACAGTCAGACCCTGCACCAATCAGCTCCATTGAAAACGGACACAACAAAGGCGATGCCCCGGTGTCTCCCAGGCAGCAGCAATGCATCATGGGATGTGCGGACCAAAGTGGGGTTGAGACTACAACCGTGTTGATGGAGGTGAGGGACAGTGGGAACAtatcctctgtccccctctgtccccctctgtcccctctgtcccccacACTAACCAGCCTAAACACTCAGTAG